A single region of the Acidobacteriaceae bacterium genome encodes:
- a CDS encoding MbcA/ParS/Xre antitoxin family protein, translated as MATYNPSHISPGYKFEEVPDLSKYAVRERLSQSAMDGFFAILKHWNLTIEQGGELLGGLGKSTMHKLKTAAGTRTQDELTRISYVVGIYKALHILLPDALADQWMIRPNDNRLFAGHTPLSYALRMGIPGLQEIRRLLDASRGGQ; from the coding sequence GTGGCCACCTACAACCCATCCCACATATCCCCCGGATACAAGTTCGAGGAGGTTCCGGACCTGAGCAAGTACGCAGTTCGTGAGCGGCTCAGCCAGTCCGCAATGGATGGATTCTTCGCGATCCTCAAGCATTGGAACCTTACGATCGAGCAGGGTGGCGAGCTTCTGGGCGGACTCGGGAAGTCCACAATGCATAAGCTGAAGACCGCTGCAGGGACCCGGACGCAGGATGAGCTCACGCGCATTTCCTATGTGGTGGGCATCTACAAGGCGCTTCACATCCTTCTGCCTGACGCTCTCGCAGACCAATGGATGATCCGTCCCAACGACAATCGTCTGTTCGCCGGGCACACGCCGCTGTCGTATGCGCTGCGAATGGGAATTCCCGGTTTACAGGAGATCCGTCGTCTCCTTGATGCGAGCCGCGGAGGACAGTGA
- a CDS encoding RES family NAD+ phosphorylase codes for MGQLGPFSARDTFRLIPTKYSNGGSVLESLALPADVLSDLSELDAATNDRNTAERGMSLWVSRDELVAGVPEAAIINAAFCHPGPQGGRFNDSRRGAWYAGQEFETSLMEVAYHKRKFLRDTRAEDDVTSDYQAFLADFSGEFYNLEDSDRNTYLAPEPVPDCYLPGQSLAAKLLSEGVAGIVYPSVRFAGGTCVACFRPGMVYKVRRGDQYRVTVSASNASVIAATPQS; via the coding sequence GTGGGACAGCTTGGCCCCTTTTCAGCGCGTGACACCTTTCGACTCATCCCAACCAAATACAGCAATGGCGGCAGCGTGCTGGAGAGTCTCGCGTTGCCCGCCGACGTGCTCTCGGACCTGAGCGAGCTGGACGCGGCCACGAATGACCGCAACACCGCAGAACGAGGTATGAGCCTTTGGGTGAGCCGCGATGAGCTGGTCGCGGGCGTTCCGGAAGCCGCCATCATCAATGCGGCGTTTTGCCATCCCGGCCCGCAGGGTGGACGCTTCAACGACTCGCGCCGGGGCGCATGGTATGCGGGTCAGGAGTTCGAAACATCCCTTATGGAAGTCGCTTACCACAAGCGCAAGTTCCTGCGAGACACACGCGCAGAGGACGATGTGACCAGTGACTACCAGGCCTTCCTGGCAGACTTTAGCGGTGAGTTCTACAATCTCGAGGATTCAGACCGGAATACTTACCTTGCGCCGGAGCCTGTACCGGACTGCTATCTTCCCGGCCAGTCGCTGGCGGCGAAGCTGTTGAGCGAGGGCGTAGCGGGCATCGTTTACCCGAGCGTGCGCTTTGCAGGCGGTACTTGCGTGGCCTGTTTCCGGCCGGGGATGGTTTACAAGGTCCGTCGCGGGGACCAGTACAGGGTTACCGTCTCGGCCTCCAACGCCAGTGTGATCGCTGCGACGCCTCAATCGTGA
- a CDS encoding N-acetyltransferase codes for MSCDVTETAWIVPASEPTLEPVRLRRATIGDAPALALVGAATFLEAFTWMLPGADIIAHCAKNHTAEAYRDALAQPHTRITLAETVASRAPVGYVMLTDPDLPTFPLQPGDIELKRIYLLSRFRSRRFAPVLDDAGQPQPELSAGQALMNAAIADASSMDCRRLLLGTNADNQRAISFYRRNGFAEAGTRTFQVGSQRCCDAIFARPLG; via the coding sequence ATGTCCTGTGATGTCACTGAAACCGCCTGGATCGTCCCCGCCTCAGAGCCCACGCTCGAACCCGTAAGGCTCCGTCGCGCCACCATCGGCGACGCACCCGCACTCGCTCTCGTCGGCGCCGCCACCTTCCTCGAAGCCTTCACATGGATGCTTCCCGGCGCCGACATCATCGCGCACTGCGCAAAGAATCACACCGCCGAAGCCTACCGCGACGCACTCGCCCAACCCCACACGCGCATCACCCTCGCCGAGACAGTCGCCAGCCGCGCGCCCGTCGGCTACGTCATGCTCACCGACCCGGACCTCCCCACCTTCCCGCTCCAGCCCGGCGACATCGAGCTCAAGCGCATCTACCTGCTCTCCCGTTTCCGCTCGCGCCGCTTCGCTCCCGTCCTCGACGACGCCGGCCAGCCGCAGCCCGAGCTCAGCGCCGGCCAGGCGCTCATGAATGCCGCCATCGCCGACGCCAGCTCCATGGATTGCCGCCGTCTTCTTCTCGGAACCAACGCCGACAACCAGCGCGCCATCAGCTTCTACCGCCGCAACGGCTTTGCCGAAGCCGGAACCCGCACCTTCCAGGTCGGCAGCCAACGCTGCTGCGACGCCATCTTCGCTCGCCCGCTCGGTTAG
- a CDS encoding deoxyribodipyrimidine photo-lyase — translation MTPTAQVGEELSTQQEKDAVYARLGDEFAADGRVPKELRRLAEDSRVTVRRGGAPEGGRCVVYWMQRAQRGRDNHALDIAVHVANALGLPCVAYFAVVKNFPHANLRHYAFMNQGLADVEEDCEERGVGFVMRRAPNESHERFFADVGAAMVIGDENPMRVPEEWRARLAGTLRVPFWTVDADVIVPSKLLEKAQFSAGIIRPRLMRRLPEFLQGYENPRAEVQWKRPRGLEAEDVRADITRGWREFDRTVPPVEEWRGGRKTAMKRLDLFISEMLAGYERDRNRPETDGTSKLSPYLHFGHIGPATIALKVKAAAKKHPAMKSAADAFLDQLIVWRELSVNFVRMQPRYDSAACADNWAARTIAEHDRDEREVLYTLKQMEEARTHDELWNAAQMQMVHHGWMHNYMRMYWAKKILEWTPNAETAMKQAIYLNDRYFLDGRDPNGYAGIAWAILGKFDRAWGERPVFGKRRYMSGGSTARKFDAKSYIAQMRGGTLDFGQQR, via the coding sequence GTGACGCCGACGGCGCAGGTGGGGGAAGAACTGAGCACGCAACAGGAGAAAGATGCGGTGTATGCGCGGCTTGGCGATGAGTTCGCTGCGGATGGGCGTGTGCCGAAGGAGCTGCGGCGGCTGGCGGAGGATTCGCGGGTGACGGTGCGGCGCGGTGGTGCGCCGGAGGGTGGGCGATGCGTCGTGTACTGGATGCAGCGGGCGCAGCGGGGACGCGATAATCACGCGTTGGATATTGCGGTGCATGTGGCGAATGCGCTTGGCCTGCCGTGCGTGGCGTACTTCGCGGTGGTGAAGAATTTTCCGCATGCGAACCTGCGGCACTATGCGTTCATGAATCAAGGGCTGGCGGATGTGGAAGAGGACTGCGAGGAGCGGGGCGTTGGATTTGTGATGCGGCGGGCGCCTAATGAGAGCCACGAGCGGTTCTTTGCGGATGTGGGTGCCGCGATGGTTATCGGAGATGAGAATCCGATGCGCGTGCCGGAGGAGTGGCGCGCGCGGCTGGCGGGGACGCTGCGTGTGCCGTTCTGGACGGTGGATGCGGATGTGATTGTGCCGTCGAAGCTGCTCGAGAAGGCGCAGTTCAGCGCGGGTATCATTCGCCCGAGATTGATGCGGAGGCTGCCGGAGTTTCTGCAGGGGTATGAGAATCCCCGGGCGGAGGTGCAGTGGAAGCGGCCGCGTGGTCTGGAGGCGGAGGATGTGCGCGCGGACATCACGCGCGGGTGGCGGGAGTTTGACCGGACGGTGCCACCGGTCGAGGAGTGGCGCGGCGGGCGCAAAACTGCGATGAAGCGGCTGGACTTATTTATTTCGGAAATGCTGGCGGGGTATGAGCGGGACCGGAACCGGCCGGAAACAGATGGGACGAGCAAGCTGTCGCCGTATCTGCACTTCGGACATATTGGTCCGGCGACGATTGCTCTGAAGGTGAAGGCGGCGGCGAAGAAGCATCCGGCGATGAAGAGTGCGGCGGATGCATTTCTGGATCAGTTGATCGTGTGGCGCGAGTTGAGCGTGAACTTTGTGCGCATGCAGCCGCGGTATGACTCGGCTGCATGCGCGGACAACTGGGCGGCAAGGACGATTGCGGAGCACGATCGCGATGAGCGCGAGGTGCTCTACACGTTGAAGCAGATGGAAGAGGCGCGCACGCACGATGAGCTCTGGAACGCGGCGCAGATGCAGATGGTGCATCACGGATGGATGCACAACTACATGCGGATGTACTGGGCGAAGAAGATTCTGGAATGGACGCCGAATGCGGAGACGGCGATGAAGCAGGCCATTTATCTGAACGATCGCTACTTTCTGGATGGGCGTGATCCGAACGGGTATGCGGGAATCGCGTGGGCGATCCTGGGAAAGTTTGATCGCGCGTGGGGCGAGCGGCCGGTGTTTGGGAAGCGGCGGTATATGAGCGGCGGGAGCACGGCGCGGAAGTTTGATGCGAAGAGTTATATCGCGCAGATGCGCGGCGGAACCCTGGACTTTGGTCAGCAGAGATAA
- a CDS encoding amidohydrolase family protein has translation MNFRAALLALTLISTFTCAPAQRPAVDPQLAREIDSIHAIDNHAHPMLSPPADSTDREFDALPVDSMAPQTDPVALRPDWPPLTDAWRALFDIDLQPPIRPDTQKLLDAARARVKAREGEHYSSYILDKSNIGTMVANRVAMGTGVEPPRFLWVPYEDALLFPLNNAGLAADPDRAQFFALEDKLRARYLRERGWKKFPPTLGQYVGGFILPTLRRQHDHGAIAAKFELAYLRSLAIGNPTPAQAEAVYARYINTNTSPDPATYKPLQDYLFRVIAVYCGQLGMPVHLHSMAGAGSYFSITGGSPMNLEPLLNDPGLRQTNFVFLHGGWPFVHEIGAMLEKPNVYLDISQQALVIPAATLATWLREWLELFPDKVLFGTDGYPYSPSLGWEESTWLAARNARNALTIALSGMERDGEITPARASQLAHMVLHDNAAALYHIK, from the coding sequence ATGAACTTTCGCGCCGCGCTGCTCGCTCTCACTCTCATCAGCACGTTCACCTGCGCGCCCGCTCAGCGGCCGGCCGTTGACCCGCAACTCGCGCGCGAAATCGACAGCATCCACGCGATCGACAACCATGCCCACCCAATGCTCTCTCCGCCCGCCGACTCAACAGATCGTGAGTTCGACGCACTGCCCGTGGACAGCATGGCGCCGCAGACCGATCCCGTCGCACTCCGCCCCGACTGGCCGCCGCTCACCGACGCGTGGCGAGCTCTCTTCGACATCGACCTCCAGCCTCCAATCAGACCCGACACCCAGAAGCTGCTCGACGCCGCGCGCGCCCGCGTCAAAGCCCGCGAAGGCGAGCACTATTCCAGTTACATCCTCGACAAATCCAACATCGGCACCATGGTCGCGAACCGTGTCGCGATGGGCACCGGCGTCGAACCTCCCCGCTTCCTCTGGGTGCCGTACGAAGACGCGCTGCTCTTTCCGCTCAACAACGCCGGGCTCGCCGCAGACCCCGATCGCGCACAATTCTTCGCCCTCGAAGACAAGCTCCGCGCGCGCTACCTCCGCGAGCGAGGCTGGAAAAAATTCCCGCCCACACTCGGCCAATACGTCGGCGGATTCATCCTGCCGACGCTTCGCCGTCAACACGACCACGGCGCCATCGCCGCAAAATTCGAGCTTGCTTACCTGCGCTCTCTTGCTATCGGAAATCCCACTCCCGCTCAAGCGGAAGCAGTTTACGCAAGATATATCAATACCAATACATCTCCTGACCCTGCCACTTATAAACCGCTCCAGGACTATTTATTTCGCGTGATCGCCGTCTACTGCGGTCAACTCGGTATGCCTGTGCATCTGCATTCCATGGCCGGCGCCGGTAGTTACTTCTCCATCACCGGCGGCAGTCCCATGAACCTCGAACCGCTGCTCAACGATCCCGGCCTGCGCCAGACGAACTTCGTCTTTCTCCACGGCGGCTGGCCCTTCGTGCACGAGATCGGCGCCATGCTCGAGAAACCGAACGTCTACCTCGACATCTCGCAGCAAGCGCTCGTCATTCCCGCGGCCACACTCGCAACCTGGCTGCGTGAGTGGCTCGAACTCTTCCCGGACAAAGTCCTCTTCGGCACCGATGGCTATCCGTATTCACCCTCGCTCGGCTGGGAAGAATCCACGTGGCTCGCCGCGCGCAACGCCCGCAACGCGCTCACAATCGCGCTCAGCGGCATGGAGCGCGACGGCGAGATCACGCCCGCACGCGCCTCACAGCTCGCGCACATGGTCCTGCACGACAACGCTGCTGCGCTCTACCACATCAAGTAA
- a CDS encoding class I SAM-dependent rRNA methyltransferase, with protein sequence MISTLPITRRAADRLRAGHLWVYRSDIEQADETLAPGALVTVVDNRKIPLGTALYSTTSQIAARVVSRTPALTREQYLDDLRSRIQTALELRHELAPLTADNNAHRLIFAEADNLPGIIADRYNDLIILQLLSQGTAQDDVREIIVETLRQHLAPNNEQLTIWERPDPRIRELEQLPAPAPGPLFTNASGEAPSITTFTLNGLRFHYDASAGQKTGAFLDQRLNYDAAARHVLASGRKNRALDVCTYQGGFALHLAQVCEHVVGIDQSRSALEAAERNLALNPHLRATVDWIEADAFALFRALDDATRNPSENLPLAPGPYDAIVLDPPAFAKSKRAAEGALRGYKELNLRAIRLLAPGGTLITCSCSHHVSLADFTETVAAAAADAGRRVQLLETRAAAPDHPEVLTLPETRYLKCLICRVD encoded by the coding sequence ATGATCTCCACGCTGCCCATCACGCGCCGCGCCGCCGACCGCCTCCGCGCCGGCCACCTCTGGGTCTACCGCTCCGACATCGAACAGGCAGACGAAACACTCGCTCCCGGCGCGCTCGTCACCGTCGTCGACAACCGCAAGATCCCACTCGGCACCGCGCTCTACTCCACCACCTCGCAGATCGCAGCCCGCGTCGTCTCGCGTACGCCCGCACTCACGCGAGAGCAATATCTCGACGACCTGCGCAGCCGCATTCAGACTGCACTCGAACTTCGTCATGAGCTCGCGCCGCTCACCGCGGACAACAACGCCCACCGCCTCATCTTCGCCGAAGCCGACAACCTCCCCGGCATCATCGCCGACCGCTACAACGACCTCATCATCCTCCAACTCCTCAGCCAGGGCACCGCACAGGACGACGTCCGCGAAATCATCGTCGAAACACTCCGCCAGCATCTCGCGCCGAACAACGAACAGCTCACCATCTGGGAACGCCCCGACCCGCGCATCCGCGAGCTCGAGCAACTTCCTGCGCCGGCACCTGGCCCACTCTTCACCAACGCATCGGGCGAAGCCCCATCCATCACCACCTTCACGCTCAACGGCCTGCGCTTCCACTACGACGCATCCGCCGGCCAGAAGACCGGAGCCTTCCTCGACCAGCGCCTCAACTACGACGCCGCTGCACGCCACGTGCTCGCCTCCGGCCGCAAGAATCGCGCCCTCGACGTGTGCACCTACCAGGGCGGCTTCGCCCTCCACCTTGCGCAGGTGTGTGAACACGTCGTCGGCATCGACCAATCGCGCTCGGCTCTCGAAGCCGCGGAACGCAACCTCGCGCTCAACCCACACCTGCGCGCCACGGTGGACTGGATCGAGGCCGACGCATTCGCCTTGTTCCGCGCACTCGACGACGCCACGCGCAATCCCTCCGAAAATCTCCCGCTCGCGCCCGGCCCCTACGACGCCATCGTGCTCGACCCGCCCGCCTTCGCGAAATCAAAACGCGCCGCCGAAGGCGCCCTTCGCGGCTACAAAGAGCTCAACCTCCGCGCCATTCGCCTGCTCGCTCCCGGTGGCACGCTCATCACCTGCTCCTGCTCGCACCACGTCTCGCTCGCCGACTTCACCGAGACCGTCGCTGCAGCCGCAGCCGACGCAGGCCGCCGCGTGCAACTCCTCGAAACCCGCGCCGCCGCTCCCGACCACCCCGAAGTTCTCACGCTTCCCGAAACCCGCTATCTCAAATGCCTCATCTGTCGCGTCGACTGA
- a CDS encoding rhamnogalacturonan acetylesterase, translating into MKLLRFLLTTPIFWVTIAAGQATSTTIPAYHRAFVFGQSAHASDAITAVTSPAPYSAGWGFGFEGDPPSVEASSIGGKPFFFSFDAPEGNYRLTVTLGADEPSDTTVKAELRRLMIEAAAAPAGGSVTKTFIVNVRTPALPTGGVVRLKAPRESEQEARDWDSRITLEFDGTNPGIRRLTVDRVDVPTIYLLGDSTVCDQMGEPYASWGQMLPRFFKATIAVANHAESGETVAASNSRGRFAKILSLIQPGDVFIVQFGHNDMKEKAKDPDAASKYKAGLIAWANAIKAKGATPVIVTPMNRHTFQDGHVVNSLEEYPQMAREAAAETGSALIDLNAQSKILYEAFGEKGSLHLFEHNADYTQMDGTHHSPFGAYELAKLIVQGLIDDKLPVAQQIVDDWTPFNPAHPDAEADFHVPPSITFATAKPFGN; encoded by the coding sequence ATGAAGCTGTTGAGATTCCTGCTGACCACGCCCATTTTTTGGGTGACGATCGCTGCTGGCCAGGCTACTTCGACAACCATCCCGGCTTACCATCGCGCGTTCGTCTTTGGGCAGAGCGCCCATGCCTCCGACGCCATCACCGCCGTCACCTCGCCCGCACCCTACTCAGCCGGCTGGGGGTTCGGCTTTGAAGGCGACCCTCCGTCCGTCGAAGCCTCGAGCATCGGCGGCAAGCCATTCTTCTTCAGCTTCGACGCCCCCGAAGGCAACTACCGCCTGACCGTGACCCTCGGTGCCGATGAGCCTTCCGACACCACCGTCAAGGCAGAACTCCGCCGCCTGATGATCGAGGCCGCCGCCGCGCCGGCAGGCGGAAGCGTCACTAAGACCTTCATCGTCAACGTCCGCACTCCGGCGCTGCCCACCGGCGGCGTCGTTCGCCTCAAAGCTCCACGCGAGAGCGAACAGGAAGCCCGTGACTGGGACAGCCGCATCACCCTCGAGTTCGACGGCACGAACCCAGGCATTCGCAGGCTCACCGTCGACCGCGTCGACGTGCCGACGATCTATCTGCTCGGCGACTCCACCGTTTGCGACCAGATGGGCGAGCCCTACGCCTCGTGGGGGCAGATGCTGCCACGCTTCTTCAAGGCCACCATCGCCGTCGCCAACCACGCCGAGTCCGGCGAGACCGTCGCCGCCAGCAACTCGCGCGGCCGCTTTGCCAAAATCCTCTCCCTCATTCAGCCCGGCGACGTCTTCATCGTCCAGTTCGGCCACAACGACATGAAGGAAAAAGCCAAGGACCCTGATGCCGCCAGCAAATATAAAGCCGGCCTCATCGCCTGGGCCAACGCCATCAAGGCCAAAGGCGCCACTCCCGTCATCGTCACGCCGATGAATCGTCACACCTTCCAGGACGGCCACGTCGTCAACAGCCTCGAAGAATATCCGCAGATGGCGCGCGAAGCTGCGGCCGAAACCGGCTCCGCACTCATCGACCTCAACGCGCAGTCAAAGATCCTCTACGAAGCCTTTGGTGAGAAGGGCTCGCTGCACTTGTTCGAACACAACGCCGACTACACCCAGATGGACGGCACGCACCATTCGCCCTTCGGCGCCTACGAGCTCGCCAAGCTCATCGTCCAGGGACTCATCGACGACAAGCTCCCCGTCGCCCAGCAGATCGTCGACGACTGGACGCCCTTCAACCCCGCCCACCCGGACGCCGAAGCCGACTTCCACGTACCACCCTCCATCACCTTCGCCACCGCCAAACCCTTCGGCAACTGA
- a CDS encoding heme-degrading domain-containing protein — MSIENDLAILEQQEQILRFQSFNPGTAWELGCYLRTLLMDCQAGGTIEIELADHLLFACATPTSNPGQADWVRRKRNVVHRFGRSSYAIGRILESNNETLQSRHCLKAADYAAQGGGFPILLEGTGAVGSIVMSGLPQRDDHCLVIAALAHVLNKDVPRLS; from the coding sequence ATGTCGATTGAGAACGACCTGGCCATCCTCGAGCAGCAGGAACAGATCCTCCGGTTCCAAAGCTTCAACCCCGGAACCGCATGGGAGCTCGGCTGCTACCTGCGCACCCTCCTCATGGACTGTCAGGCGGGTGGCACCATTGAAATCGAACTCGCCGACCACCTGCTCTTTGCCTGCGCGACGCCAACCTCCAACCCCGGCCAGGCCGACTGGGTTCGCCGCAAACGCAACGTAGTGCACCGCTTCGGCCGGAGCTCCTACGCGATCGGACGCATCCTGGAATCCAACAACGAGACTCTGCAATCGCGTCACTGTCTCAAAGCGGCGGACTATGCGGCGCAAGGCGGCGGCTTCCCGATCCTCCTCGAGGGCACCGGCGCGGTAGGCAGCATCGTCATGTCCGGCCTGCCGCAGCGTGACGACCACTGCCTCGTCATCGCTGCTCTAGCCCACGTGCTCAATAAAGACGTCCCCCGCCTGAGCTAA
- a CDS encoding prolyl oligopeptidase family serine peptidase, protein MTVCTRVSGGLLFLLATTFALPAQQPFSLQQVLSAPYASELTAAPAGDHFAWVEDAEGHRNLWIAAARSPAHQLTLFDKDDGLDLFSLTWSPDGSVIAFTRSTEDGPDEKPSNPAHIQQILQPQIWLAPVDGPVPAAPAVRGQNPLFSRDGHTLFFIRDHAIWSLPLSPRGVPTQLVFDRGRASSLTLSPDGNLLAFVSVRGNGQREHSYLALFDLRTHVLTFPAPSTDNDSAPAFSRDGKQLAWLRSPFVTAPEFAANRTSANPWSIQLLDIASGQSHAAFIAAPNVPGSVLPHMSSGEPRLLWSINNHILFASEADGWVHLYSLDPAHTDHAPLLLTEGPFEVEDPALSSDGRILVFASNQSMRDPLDVDRRHIWRMNLDADPAPVEITRGAGIEVHPVFSSAGNLAALVSDARGPMHAAFINSRGDMQPMHANALPAGYPTAQFTAPQQVLFPSQDKLFTLHGQVFFPPHFNPQSRHAAILFFHGGPHRQMLLGYPGMDYYSNAYAMNQYLASRGFIVLSVNYRCGIGYGIVFRDCENSGAAGAAEYNDVLGAVSYLRSSSYVDPARVGIWGGSYGGYLTALALARNSDLFAAGVDFHGVHEWAREDNATADWLRGSLAEQERIAAIAHASSPIADVARWHSPVLFIHGDDDPDVAYQQTPRLADALRARGVSVDELIFPDEVHDFILYRDWLNSYQHAAAFFERTLHPER, encoded by the coding sequence ATGACCGTCTGCACGCGCGTATCAGGTGGGCTCCTATTCCTGCTCGCCACCACCTTCGCGCTCCCTGCGCAGCAGCCTTTTTCGCTGCAGCAAGTGCTCAGCGCGCCCTACGCGTCGGAGCTCACCGCCGCTCCGGCCGGCGACCATTTCGCATGGGTCGAGGACGCCGAAGGGCATCGCAACCTTTGGATCGCCGCCGCGCGCTCGCCCGCACATCAGCTCACTCTGTTTGATAAGGATGATGGGCTCGATCTTTTCAGTCTCACCTGGTCGCCTGACGGAAGCGTGATTGCATTCACGCGTTCTACCGAAGATGGCCCGGACGAAAAGCCGTCGAACCCTGCGCACATTCAACAGATCCTGCAGCCGCAAATCTGGCTCGCTCCCGTTGACGGCCCCGTTCCGGCCGCACCGGCTGTGCGGGGGCAGAATCCACTCTTCTCGCGCGACGGCCACACGCTCTTTTTCATTCGCGACCACGCCATCTGGTCGCTTCCACTCTCACCCAGAGGTGTGCCGACACAGCTCGTTTTCGATCGCGGCCGCGCGTCGTCCCTGACGCTTTCACCCGACGGCAACCTGCTTGCTTTCGTGAGCGTGCGGGGCAACGGTCAGCGCGAGCACAGCTATCTCGCACTGTTCGATCTGCGCACGCATGTCCTCACCTTTCCGGCTCCGTCCACTGATAACGACTCCGCGCCCGCATTCTCGCGCGACGGCAAGCAGCTCGCCTGGCTGCGCTCACCCTTCGTTACGGCGCCGGAGTTCGCCGCCAACCGCACCTCCGCAAATCCCTGGTCGATCCAGCTTCTGGACATCGCCAGCGGCCAATCTCACGCTGCCTTTATCGCTGCGCCTAACGTCCCCGGCTCGGTGCTTCCGCACATGTCCTCCGGCGAGCCGCGGCTCCTCTGGTCAATCAACAATCACATCCTCTTCGCCAGCGAAGCCGATGGCTGGGTCCACCTCTACTCTCTGGATCCTGCGCACACCGACCACGCTCCGCTGCTTCTGACCGAGGGTCCTTTCGAGGTCGAGGACCCCGCGCTTAGCTCCGACGGCCGAATCCTTGTCTTTGCCTCCAATCAATCCATGCGCGATCCTCTCGACGTCGACCGCCGGCACATCTGGCGCATGAACCTCGACGCCGATCCTGCACCCGTTGAGATCACACGTGGCGCCGGCATCGAAGTTCATCCGGTCTTCTCATCCGCCGGCAACCTGGCGGCGCTCGTCTCCGACGCCCGCGGACCCATGCACGCGGCATTTATCAATTCGCGCGGAGACATGCAGCCGATGCATGCCAACGCGCTGCCCGCCGGCTACCCAACAGCGCAGTTCACTGCTCCACAGCAGGTCCTCTTCCCCTCGCAGGACAAGCTCTTCACGCTGCACGGCCAGGTCTTCTTCCCTCCGCACTTCAACCCGCAATCACGCCACGCCGCGATTCTTTTCTTCCACGGCGGCCCGCATCGCCAGATGCTGCTCGGCTACCCGGGCATGGACTACTACTCCAACGCCTACGCGATGAATCAGTACCTCGCCTCGCGAGGATTTATCGTGCTCAGCGTGAACTACCGCTGCGGGATCGGCTACGGCATAGTCTTCCGCGATTGCGAAAACTCCGGCGCGGCGGGCGCCGCCGAGTACAACGACGTTCTCGGCGCCGTGAGCTACCTTCGCTCGTCCTCCTACGTGGATCCGGCGCGGGTTGGCATCTGGGGCGGAAGCTACGGCGGATATCTCACCGCGCTCGCACTCGCGCGCAACAGCGACCTCTTCGCCGCAGGCGTCGACTTCCACGGCGTTCACGAGTGGGCCCGCGAGGACAACGCCACCGCCGACTGGCTTCGGGGCTCGCTCGCCGAGCAGGAACGCATTGCCGCCATCGCGCATGCCAGCTCGCCAATCGCTGACGTTGCCCGCTGGCACTCGCCCGTCCTGTTCATCCACGGCGACGACGACCCCGACGTCGCCTACCAGCAGACGCCCCGACTCGCCGATGCCCTCCGGGCTCGTGGAGTTTCGGTAGACGAACTCATCTTTCCAGACGAGGTCCACGACTTCATCCTCTACCGCGACTGGCTTAACAGTTATCAACACGCAGCCGCATTCTTCGAACGAACCTTGCATCCTGAACGTTGA